The Anaerotignum faecicola genome includes a window with the following:
- a CDS encoding chitobiase/beta-hexosaminidase C-terminal domain-containing protein: MKKRWKRFITAIVTAAMVVGAVPSAAMAAGENNGPEAKTEDRLMFQLSGENAEETKTTAPTFKIDEKTVDGEVKFTTEVTLKIEVENAEEGTVIYYTSDGTEPTEESTKYENGITITETMTIKAIAVKGDIKSDVSEITLTKESEEPGESVDAPTFKVEGEVVTGNVKFATGATLEIEAEKDAVIYYTSDGTEPTEQSTKYESEIEVTETTTIKAVAVKGEAKSDVSEITLTKESEEPGESVDAPIFKINGAAVAGNTEFTEEVKVEIEAEEGAAVYYTNDGTEPTEESAKYESEITVTETTTIKAVAVKGEAKSDVSEITLTKKSETPEPEKSIVLEASDTVIYHNISANTATIKASVKNTEGAVTWTSSDEKVATVTASEDGLTATVTGLSTGSVTVTAAVDGVSASCEFNVKSKSSSGGGGSPSGGGSSNKDDSSNETSSDVSVNESGKAEFTAENVLELADSGENLTVSNKGVQAVVPNGILSGNSDEKLEITLTKVSEGTVKAAQEAAKNYGVAEVIGGAESSAAIEIKAGENVILSYSTPVEITVDVDKTAVESKNVNLLTLAKVNGDGSLTYIGGNYSDGEFTAKANEGGEYVLVYKEDIKKINLQIGSEITRLNGAEVYNDVAPIIMGDRTMVPIRYIVETFGGEVLWDDADKVITMIIDGKTMTMQIGTEIEGMGVAPEIVGDRTVVPVRYVAEQLGANVIWDQATQEIDIIR; encoded by the coding sequence ATGAAAAAAAGGTGGAAGAGGTTTATTACAGCTATAGTTACGGCGGCTATGGTTGTAGGCGCCGTACCGTCTGCCGCAATGGCGGCGGGGGAAAACAATGGGCCGGAAGCCAAAACAGAGGATAGGCTGATGTTTCAGCTTAGCGGTGAAAACGCTGAGGAAACAAAAACTACTGCTCCGACGTTTAAGATTGACGAAAAAACTGTTGACGGCGAAGTAAAATTTACAACGGAAGTTACGCTTAAAATTGAGGTTGAAAATGCCGAGGAAGGCACAGTAATTTATTACACAAGCGACGGAACAGAACCGACGGAAGAAAGCACAAAATATGAAAACGGAATAACAATAACAGAAACGATGACAATTAAGGCCATAGCTGTAAAAGGTGACATTAAGAGCGACGTATCGGAGATAACCCTTACAAAAGAAAGCGAAGAACCGGGCGAATCAGTGGACGCGCCGACATTTAAGGTAGAAGGCGAAGTTGTAACAGGAAACGTGAAATTTGCAACGGGAGCTACGCTTGAAATAGAAGCGGAGAAAGACGCGGTAATTTACTATACAAGCGACGGGACAGAGCCGACGGAACAGAGCACAAAATATGAAAGTGAAATAGAAGTAACGGAAACAACGACAATTAAAGCGGTAGCTGTAAAAGGTGAAGCTAAAAGCGACGTATCGGAAATAACCCTTACAAAAGAAAGCGAAGAACCGGGCGAATCAGTGGACGCGCCGATATTTAAGATAAACGGCGCGGCTGTGGCTGGAAACACGGAATTTACAGAAGAGGTTAAAGTTGAAATAGAAGCGGAAGAAGGAGCGGCTGTTTACTATACGAACGACGGAACGGAACCGACGGAAGAAAGCGCAAAATATGAAAGCGAAATAACAGTAACGGAAACAACGACAATTAAAGCGGTAGCTGTAAAAGGTGAAGCTAAAAGCGACGTATCGGAAATAACTCTTACTAAAAAAAGCGAAACGCCCGAACCTGAAAAGAGCATTGTGCTTGAGGCGTCGGATACGGTTATTTATCATAATATAAGCGCAAATACAGCGACAATCAAAGCTTCCGTTAAAAATACGGAAGGAGCCGTTACTTGGACAAGCTCCGATGAAAAGGTCGCAACTGTAACTGCAAGTGAAGACGGGCTTACAGCTACAGTGACAGGTTTGTCAACGGGTTCCGTTACGGTTACGGCGGCTGTCGACGGCGTATCGGCTTCATGTGAATTCAATGTTAAAAGCAAATCGTCGTCAGGCGGCGGCGGAAGCCCGTCAGGCGGAGGCTCTTCCAACAAAGATGACAGCAGCAACGAAACATCGTCGGACGTATCTGTAAACGAAAGCGGAAAAGCTGAATTTACGGCTGAGAATGTTCTTGAATTAGCGGACAGCGGCGAAAATTTAACAGTAAGCAATAAAGGCGTTCAGGCTGTCGTACCAAACGGAATACTCAGCGGCAACAGCGATGAAAAACTTGAAATTACTTTGACAAAAGTAAGCGAAGGCACAGTTAAAGCCGCTCAGGAAGCCGCTAAGAACTACGGCGTGGCTGAAGTTATCGGTGGCGCGGAAAGTTCGGCGGCTATTGAAATTAAAGCCGGAGAAAACGTAATACTTTCATATTCAACTCCTGTAGAGATTACTGTTGACGTAGACAAGACGGCTGTTGAAAGCAAAAACGTAAATCTCCTTACGCTTGCAAAAGTAAACGGCGACGGTTCGCTTACATATATCGGAGGAAATTACAGCGACGGCGAGTTTACGGCCAAAGCAAACGAGGGAGGGGAATATGTTCTTGTATACAAAGAAGATATTAAAAAGATTAATCTCCAAATAGGTTCCGAGATTACGAGGCTTAACGGAGCTGAAGTATATAACGACGTTGCGCCTATTATTATGGGCGACAGGACTATGGTTCCTATACGTTATATTGTCGAAACTTTCGGCGGGGAAGTTTTGTGGGACGACGCCGATAAGGTTATTACGATGATTATAGACGGCAAAACAATGACAATGCAGATAGGCACGGAAATCGAAGGCATGGGCGTTGCGCCCGAAATTGTCGGCGACAGGACGGTTGTGCCTGTGCGCTACGTTGCCGAACAGCTCGGCGCAAACGTAATTTGGGATCAGGCTACACAGGAGATTGACATCATAAGGTAG
- the ispE gene encoding 4-(cytidine 5'-diphospho)-2-C-methyl-D-erythritol kinase, whose product MKKIQFDCIILLYTVYKTAVIFLDTIKIKSRAKINLTLDVISKRPDGYHNLEMIMQTLELGDDILIKKSGGGVTVKTDAAGIPSDGRNTAYKAASLFIKEYGIGCGVEINITKRVPAEAGLAGGSGDAAAVLKGMDALFATGITEKELLRMGAEIGSDVPFCIMEGTALAKGRGEILERLAPCPKFYVVLAKPDEGVSTADIFGSLDAGSISWRPDSRKVIKAINEGDKNGVLNNLGNVLEEVTAKRLPVINDVKAFLNLHGAGGALMSGSGSTVFALFNTEADARAAAEAAKKEFMFKDVLVTETFNP is encoded by the coding sequence TTGAAAAAGATACAATTTGATTGTATAATATTATTGTATACAGTATATAAAACGGCGGTGATTTTTCTGGACACTATTAAAATTAAATCGAGGGCTAAAATTAATTTAACGCTTGACGTTATATCAAAAAGGCCCGACGGGTATCATAACCTTGAAATGATAATGCAGACCCTTGAATTGGGCGACGATATATTAATAAAAAAAAGCGGCGGAGGCGTTACGGTTAAAACGGACGCGGCGGGAATACCCTCGGACGGGAGGAACACCGCATACAAGGCGGCTTCCCTTTTTATAAAAGAATACGGGATAGGATGCGGCGTTGAAATAAATATTACAAAACGGGTTCCCGCGGAGGCGGGCCTTGCAGGGGGGAGCGGCGACGCAGCGGCCGTGCTTAAAGGCATGGACGCGCTTTTCGCAACCGGGATTACGGAAAAAGAACTTTTGAGAATGGGAGCCGAGATTGGCAGCGACGTGCCGTTTTGCATAATGGAAGGGACGGCCCTTGCAAAAGGGCGGGGGGAAATACTCGAAAGGCTTGCGCCTTGCCCCAAATTTTATGTTGTTTTGGCAAAGCCCGACGAGGGCGTTTCGACGGCGGATATTTTCGGGAGCCTTGACGCAGGCAGTATATCATGGCGGCCGGACAGCCGTAAAGTTATCAAGGCTATTAATGAAGGCGACAAAAATGGCGTTTTGAATAATCTGGGGAACGTTCTTGAAGAAGTTACGGCAAAAAGGCTTCCGGTTATAAATGATGTAAAGGCGTTTTTAAATCTTCACGGAGCCGGAGGCGCGCTTATGAGCGGCAGCGGATCTACTGTTTTTGCGCTTTTTAATACCGAGGCCGACGCGCGGGCGGCCGCTGAAGCCGCAAAGAAGGAATTTATGTTTAAAGACGTTTTGGTTACCGAAACGTTTAACCCATAA
- a CDS encoding copper amine oxidase N-terminal domain-containing protein — protein sequence MGIKKFTAVLAAALMVIAPSNAFASQEEVYDIGIQLNGEALDLSGEQPVIRNNRVFLPLRPVFEGIGADVTYDENEEVIVAEKDGKTVEITVGSRMLKVTEGATTESVATDAASFVEDGRAYIPVRFAAQAFGCDVGWDNENMTVIIVDKNTLKGDGGTYNIINNYLKQNIAFSDKNYALTGTADISISVNDGTIALPIEGVYETNGLVDRTKINMDTVLKLDLSAVKELLGKELENPLSAGLVEQFENIPINFIFDMTTGSFYVQSSLLSSLMGASGDTWYYLNFDALMEASGIKFSQLVQDAYNMDDFTPYADMLLENIPMDNKYENETAVLTYNMINGLYSDNSFTEEDGFYVTSFEESLYGINTSYTLSFPTDPSGADYGFTFSSYPDGRKDEEFMSMEMSQEGLVSSFEITMDFGEAYNMSINGSITYSETDETPVIAPAPGSNVISVNEMMGLTAMP from the coding sequence ATGGGAATAAAAAAATTTACGGCTGTGCTTGCGGCGGCGCTTATGGTTATAGCCCCGTCAAACGCGTTCGCCTCACAAGAAGAAGTTTATGACATAGGCATACAGCTTAACGGCGAAGCGCTGGATTTAAGCGGCGAGCAGCCGGTTATAAGGAACAACCGCGTTTTCCTTCCTCTCAGGCCTGTATTTGAAGGAATAGGCGCAGACGTAACATATGACGAAAACGAAGAAGTGATAGTCGCGGAAAAAGACGGTAAAACTGTCGAAATAACCGTCGGCAGCCGTATGCTTAAAGTAACGGAAGGCGCAACGACAGAATCCGTGGCAACCGACGCGGCTTCTTTTGTCGAGGACGGGCGCGCCTATATTCCGGTACGCTTTGCGGCGCAGGCTTTCGGATGCGACGTAGGCTGGGACAACGAAAATATGACCGTTATAATCGTCGATAAGAATACATTGAAAGGCGATGGCGGCACATATAATATAATAAACAACTATCTTAAACAAAATATAGCGTTTTCGGATAAAAACTATGCCCTGACGGGTACGGCCGATATAAGCATATCTGTAAACGACGGCACAATCGCTTTGCCTATAGAAGGCGTATATGAAACGAACGGGCTGGTCGACAGGACAAAAATCAATATGGATACCGTTTTAAAGCTTGATCTTTCAGCCGTGAAGGAGCTCCTGGGCAAAGAACTCGAAAACCCATTATCGGCCGGTTTAGTCGAACAGTTTGAAAATATACCTATAAACTTTATATTTGATATGACGACAGGAAGCTTTTATGTACAAAGCAGCCTTCTTTCTTCCCTTATGGGCGCAAGCGGCGACACATGGTACTATCTTAATTTCGACGCGCTTATGGAAGCAAGCGGCATAAAATTTTCGCAGTTAGTCCAAGACGCATACAATATGGATGATTTCACTCCTTATGCCGACATGCTTCTTGAAAATATCCCTATGGATAATAAGTATGAAAACGAAACGGCCGTATTGACATACAATATGATAAACGGCCTTTATTCCGACAACTCCTTTACGGAGGAGGACGGTTTTTATGTAACAAGCTTTGAAGAAAGCCTCTATGGAATTAACACGTCTTATACGCTTTCATTCCCTACAGATCCGTCCGGCGCGGATTACGGCTTTACTTTTTCATCATACCCGGACGGCCGTAAAGACGAGGAGTTTATGTCAATGGAAATGTCTCAGGAAGGGCTCGTGTCCTCCTTTGAAATTACGATGGATTTCGGAGAGGCCTACAATATGTCAATCAACGGATCAATTACATATTCGGAAACCGATGAAACTCCCGTAATTGCCCCGGCGCCCGGTTCAAATGTAATATCCGTAAATGAAATGATGGGATTAACGGCCATGCCTTAA
- a CDS encoding helix-turn-helix domain-containing protein, whose protein sequence is MSNFHNRLKKLRKQNSFTQADVGKFLDYGYTTISNYERGKNEPSFNDLIKLADLFGVSTDFLLGHDSVADDSTYKERVNNQLEDMKKNLLSAVEDINNILEPENKE, encoded by the coding sequence ATGTCTAATTTTCATAACCGTTTAAAAAAATTAAGAAAGCAGAATTCCTTTACACAGGCGGATGTTGGCAAATTTCTCGACTATGGATACACGACTATAAGCAACTATGAAAGAGGCAAGAACGAGCCCTCCTTTAACGATTTGATAAAACTGGCGGACTTGTTTGGCGTTTCTACGGATTTCCTTTTAGGGCATGATTCCGTTGCGGACGATTCTACATATAAAGAACGGGTTAACAATCAGCTTGAGGACATGAAAAAGAACCTGCTTTCGGCAGTTGAGGACATTAATAATATTTTGGAACCGGAAAACAAAGAATAA
- a CDS encoding tyrosine-type recombinase/integrase: MDYIISREDIRQFNMHLKITERSGATIGQYVRVAGKLYEYSEGKGVSKNSLLEWKQQLSQRYAVSSANAYIAAANSFFRFMEWEQFIIKPFKRQKEIFMNEKKELTKEEYRKLVETACRSGRKRLSLVMQSICSTGIRISELNFITVEAVKEGRAEVSCKGKRRIVFLPKKLRALLKNYIKEENKITGPVFTSKSGRPLNRSNIWREMKGLCRYAGVSGEKVYPHNFRYLFAKSYYSMEKDIVKLADLLGHFNINTTRIYIMESGRKHAQQIEKLGLIIT, encoded by the coding sequence ATGGATTATATTATTAGCCGTGAAGATATTCGGCAGTTTAACATGCATTTGAAGATAACAGAGCGCAGCGGCGCAACCATAGGGCAGTATGTACGGGTTGCGGGAAAACTTTACGAATATTCGGAAGGGAAAGGGGTTTCAAAAAACAGTCTGTTGGAATGGAAACAACAGCTTTCCCAAAGGTATGCCGTTTCAAGCGCAAATGCGTATATTGCCGCGGCAAACAGCTTTTTCAGGTTTATGGAATGGGAACAGTTTATTATTAAGCCGTTTAAAAGGCAGAAAGAAATATTTATGAATGAAAAGAAAGAGCTTACTAAAGAGGAATACAGAAAGCTTGTGGAGACGGCGTGCAGGAGCGGCAGGAAACGCTTGTCTCTTGTGATGCAAAGTATATGTTCTACGGGGATAAGGATTTCCGAGCTGAATTTTATTACTGTCGAAGCCGTTAAGGAGGGACGCGCGGAAGTCAGCTGCAAGGGAAAAAGGCGGATTGTTTTTCTGCCTAAAAAGCTCAGAGCTTTGCTTAAAAACTATATAAAAGAAGAAAACAAAATTACCGGGCCTGTATTTACTTCCAAAAGCGGCAGACCTCTTAACAGGAGCAATATTTGGCGGGAAATGAAAGGGCTGTGCCGATATGCCGGGGTAAGCGGAGAAAAGGTTTACCCGCACAATTTCAGATATTTATTTGCGAAGTCTTATTATTCGATGGAAAAAGATATAGTGAAGCTTGCGGATCTTCTTGGGCATTTTAATATAAATACTACCAGGATTTACATTATGGAAAGCGGGCGCAAACATGCGCAACAAATTGAAAAGCTGGGGCTTATAATAACATAA
- a CDS encoding GntR family transcriptional regulator — protein sequence MDYKFNVSVNEYLPLREVVFNNLRDAILKGELAPGERLLENQLADKLGVSRTPVREALRMLEQENLVALIPRKGAQVLDLSANDIKNVLEIRSALEAVGIRHACRSMTSESLREIKLLNAQFEQAFEDGDYEKVATVDEKIHDIIFASSNNNKLVQIISSMRAQVYRYRIAYLKVHETKTAVINHHRAIIEAIENRNEKDGVRVMAEHIEHQTQVILKSLKK from the coding sequence ATGGACTATAAGTTTAATGTAAGCGTGAATGAGTATCTTCCTTTAAGAGAAGTAGTTTTTAACAATTTGAGGGACGCTATATTAAAAGGCGAGCTGGCTCCCGGGGAGAGGCTTTTGGAAAACCAGCTGGCGGACAAGCTCGGCGTGAGCCGCACGCCTGTAAGGGAAGCCTTGAGGATGCTCGAACAGGAAAACCTTGTTGCGCTTATACCGAGAAAGGGGGCTCAGGTGCTGGATTTAAGCGCCAACGATATAAAAAATGTGCTGGAAATCAGAAGCGCGCTTGAAGCGGTCGGAATACGCCATGCATGCAGGAGCATGACAAGCGAAAGCCTGAGGGAAATTAAACTGCTTAACGCCCAGTTTGAGCAGGCGTTTGAGGACGGAGATTATGAAAAAGTGGCTACTGTTGACGAGAAGATCCATGACATAATATTCGCTTCTTCAAACAACAATAAGCTTGTGCAGATTATAAGCAGTATGCGCGCACAGGTGTACCGTTACAGGATCGCATATTTAAAGGTTCATGAAACAAAGACGGCAGTTATAAATCATCACAGGGCTATAATAGAAGCCATTGAAAACCGCAACGAGAAAGACGGCGTCAGAGTTATGGCCGAACATATCGAACACCAGACGCAGGTTATACTGAAATCGCTTAAGAAATAA